A single region of the Triticum dicoccoides isolate Atlit2015 ecotype Zavitan chromosome 2B, WEW_v2.0, whole genome shotgun sequence genome encodes:
- the LOC119366613 gene encoding uncharacterized protein LOC119366613, whose product MEAEGDSGKSQLVAGPGNPDSRGTKNPRRDEALLRELRKEEKQLKDEERQLMKEKEEQSRDLLDRMERNAQSRDLLDRMERNAQRQLLVTNEIRRLSQQQMRAVKARSLTEETAAALDEHGDPANGGELKPETAAALNGHEADAGAAAANGGEQMVETAALDEHYVDGGGDEEHMDCDMEDQVPRIDSKSESEAEAATGPHTNESTIESNISVSDKIIPKPTAHHLPINRGDDVVDKMDCDISSMEDLVPRIDSKSEPEAEAAPGPDHTNESTVESNISVSGKSIPKPAHHVPIKRGDDVVDKMDRGKSAQQLLIDSDMIAAEQKEFAQYADAWDDKWGPAGFGLFHYMTTVSSMQYTHLIPGSAPRQYCRAAPSLQVVSIRLAEIQGGLEWPLPVYGMIAVRDHVDHNRNLLFVCYRTSCQILKEKEPFLALTGPSRAIVCEESVDFEIQLKVRGTTESEDRALITGVCTYNRGDDTVCFTNCFCTVEFRLEVLQEAVQATVLGVRVKDGSWPSGWGGRVACSVIDGEIDDTPGQLELLVSRGSAMPVTSKGYLLLSRNVISVDVNKSLNFLLEACLPSGDIIAQKELSFEPKLCNISQDSCELNGIELEITVAWSSLVCEKRDISVQGCVGNEEQDWDVASMEQQVPKIDSKLTSEVGPEAETELAVSLDTSELANESSTSMFVSDKSILEPADSVAANTGYDVEKMYRGKSDEQLKIEAKEMAAEQKSFDMYVDAWEGTWGGSDGFGCFRDMTAVSSMQYTHLIPGSTPLHYGRVGPSLQIFSVKLAEIRGGLEWPLPVYGTVAARDHVDHNRNLLFARNRSECQILNEEDSFLTLTGPSRAIVSEESVILEIQLKVRGRTKSQDMPLMNGVCSYYSRREGPICFRNCFCTVELSLEGLQRTVQATILGVRVKEEGSWPKAFGGRVACSVTGPDASPQEIELLDSRYTAMPMTSQGYLVLSRNVVSVDYRGSLNFVLEAYSDSGNKVAQKNESFKPKFSNISKQTCKLTGGIELEITVAWSSLVSEKWDISVQGCVLL is encoded by the exons ATGGAGGCGGAAGGGGATTCCGGCAAGTCCCAACTTGTCGCTGGCCCTGGGAACCCCGATTCTCGTGGCACCAAGAATCCCAGAAGGGATGAAGCTCTGCTCAGAGAACTCAGGAAGGAGGAGAAGCAACTCAAGGACGAGGAGAGACAACtgatgaaggagaaggaggagCAGAGTCGAGATTTGTTGGATAGGATGGAGCGCAACGCGCAGAGTCGAGATTTGTTGGATAGGATGGAGCGCAACGCGCAGCGGCAACTGCTTGTTACGAATGAAATCAGGCGCTTGAGCCAGCAGCAGATGAGGGCTGTCAAAGCCCGCAGCCTGACTGAAGAAACTGCAGCAGCCTTGGATGAGCATGGTGATCCTGCTAATGGCGGGGAGCTCAAGCCGGAAACTGCAGCAGCCTTGAACGGGCATGAGGCTGATGCTGGTGCTGCTGCTGCTAATGGTGGGGAGCAGATGGTGGAAACTGCCGCCTTGGATGAGCATTATGTCGACGGCGGTGGTGATGAGGAGCACATGGACTGCGACATGGAGGACCAGGTGCCCAGGATCGACTCCAAATCAGAGTCAGAGGCAGAGGCGGCGACAGGTCCACATACCAATGAGTCAACGATTGAATCAAATATCTCTGTATCAGACAAGATAATACCCAAGCCTACAGCACATCATCTTCCCATCAACAGAGGCGATGATGTTGTTGACAAGATGGACTGCGACATTTCATCCATGGAGGACCTGGTGCCGAGGATCGACTCCAAATCAGAGCCAGAGGCAGAGGCAGCGCCAGGTCCAGATCATACCAATGAGTCGACGGTTGAATCAAATATCTCTGTATCAGGCAAGTCAATACCCAAACCTGCACATCATGTTCCCATCAAGAGAGGCGATGATGTTGTTGACAAGATGGACAGAGGCAAATCTGCCCAACAATTACTCATCGACTCTGACATGATAGCTGCCGAACAGAAGGAATTTGCTCAGTACGCTGATGCCTGGGATGATAAATGGGGTCCGGCAGGGTTCGGTCTCTTCCATTACATGA CGACGGTCAGTTCCATGCAATATACACACTTGATACCCGGGAGTGCCCCAAGGCAATATTGTCGAGCCGCGCCTAGCCTCCAGGTCGTCTCCATCAGACTGGCAGAAATTCAAGGTGGTCTGGAATGGCCGTTGCCAGTGTACGGTATGATTGCTGTCAGAGACCACGTGGATCACAATCGCAACCTTCTGTTTGTCTGCTATAGGACCAGCTGTCAGATACTCAAGGAAAAG GAGCCCTTTTTGGCCTTGACTGGCCCCTCCCGTGCAATTGTGTGCGAGGAATCGGTTGACTTTGAAATCCAACTGAAAGTAAGAGGTACAACAGAGTCTGAAGATAGAGCATTGATCACTGGTGTGTGCACTTACAACAGAGGGGATGATACTGTTTGCTTTACCAACTGCTTCTGCACCGTAGAGTTTAGATTGGAGGTACTTCAGGAAGCAGTCCAGGCCACTGTTTTGGGCGTCCGTGTCAAAGATGGGTCATGGCCTTCAGGATGGGGAGGTCGAGTCGCTTGCTCAGTCATTGATGGTGAAATTGACGACACACCCGGGCAACTTGAGCTGCTTGTTTCTCGTGGCAGTGCCATGCCCGTGACTTCTAAGGGTTACCTTCTTCTGTCAAGGAATGTCATTTCTGTAGATGTTAACAAGAGCCTGAATTTTCTCCTAGAGGCCTGCTTACCATCTGGTGATATCATTGCACAAAAAGAATTGTCCTTCGAACCCAAACTTTGCAACATAAGTCAGGATAGTTGTGAACTTAATGGTATTGAGTTGGAGATCACTGTTGCTTGGTCTAGTCTTGTTTGTGAGAAGCGGGATATTTCGGTACAGGGATGTGTTGGTAACGAGGAGCAGGACTGGGACGTTGCATCAATGGAGCAGCAGGTGCCGAAGATAGACTCGAAATTGACATCGGAGGTGGGGCCAGAGGCGGAAACAGAGTTGGCGGTGAGTCTGGATACCAGTGAATTGGCGAATGAATCGAGTACCTCCATGTTCGTATCAGACAAGTCAATACTCGAACCTGCAGATTCTGTTGCCGCCAACACAGGTTACGATGTTGAGAAGATGTATAGAGGCAAATCAGACGAACAATTAAAAATTGAGGCCAAGGAGATGGCTGCCGAACAGAAGAGTTTTGACATGTATGTTGATGCCTGGGAAGGGACATGGGGGGGTTCTGATGGGTTCGGTTGCTTCCGAGACATGA CGGCAGTGAGTTCCATGCAATACACACACTTGATACCAGGGAGCACCCCGTTGCACTATGGTCGAGTCGGGCCTAGCCTGCAGATCTTCTCCGTTAAACTCGCAGAAATACGAGGTGGTCTGGAATGGCCGTTGCCAGTGTACGGCACGGTCGCTGCCCGAGACCATGTGGATCACAATCGTAACCTTCTGTTTGCCCGCAACAGGAGTGAGTGCCAGATACTCAATGAAGAG GATTCCTTTTTGACCTTGACTGGCCCCTCTCGTGCAATTGTCAGCGAGGAATCTGTTATCCTGGAAATCCAACTAAAAGTAAGAGGTAGAACCAAGTCTCAAGATATGCCACTGATGAATGGCGTGTGCAGTTACTACAGCAGAAGAGAAGGCCCCATTTGCTTTAGGAACTGCTTTTGCACCGTAGAGTTAAGTTTGGAGGGACTTCAGAGAACAGTCCAGGCGACTATTTTGGGTGTCCGTGTCAAAGAGGAGGGGTCATGGCCTAAAGCATTTGGAGGTCGAGTTGCTTGCTCAGTCACTGGACCTGACGCCAGTCCTCAGGAAATTGAGCTGCTTGATTCTCGTTATACAGCCATGCCGATGACTTCTCAGGGTTACCTTGTTCTATCAAGGAATGTTGTCTCTGTAGACTATcgtggaagcctgaattttgtctTGGAAGCCTACTCAGATTCCGGTAATAAAGTTGCACAAAAAAATGAGTCCTTCAAGCCCAAGTTTTCCAACATAAGCAAGCAAACATGTAAACTCACTGGAGGCATTGAGTTGGAGATCACTGTTGCATGGTCGAGTCTGGTTTCTGAGAAGTGGGACATCTCGGTACAAGGATGTGTATTATTATAA
- the LOC119366614 gene encoding uncharacterized protein LOC119366614 isoform X2 yields the protein MGSGKVQFGKGILGRIFNFFKDLQLHPNREITDDGQRFVCTVFILFGEAQRFTKARQWVIDATDRDIAQTPNAPLIKLFNDWKGLSKTGMKLYVALWEERNLLFKYKDRYEKQAGYINPYEHVVKLANEACASKEREHRRANLCFRQRPTAEIDLSLLLGGEILLVKHDEEFGCKALIREGGQFDAPWPEEATWE from the exons ATGGGCAG TGGAAAGGTTCAATTTGGTAAAGGGATACTCGGGAGAATCTTCAATTTTTTTAAAGATctgcaactccatcctaaccgggaAATCACAGATGATGGGCAGCGATTTGTTTGCACGGTGTTCATCTTGTTTGGTGAAGCACAGAGGTTTACCAAGGCAAGGCAATGGGTCATTGATGCTACGGACAGGGATATTGCGCAGACACCCAATGCTCCATTAATTAAGCTCTTCAATGATTGGAAGGGGTTGTCGAAAACCGGAATGAAGCTGTATGTTGCTCTATGGGAGGAAAGGAACCTGCTTTTCAAGTACAAAGATCGATATGAGAAGCAGGCTGGCTACATTAATCCATATGAACATGTTGTCAAGCTGGCGAACGAAGCATGTGCAAGTAAAGAGCGGGAGCATCGCAGAGCGAACTTGTGCTTCCGGCAAAGGCCCACTGCAGAGATTGATTTGTCATTATTGCTTGGAGGGGAAATTCTGTTGGTGAAGCATGATGAAGAATTCGGTTGCAAGGCATTAATCCGGGAGGGCGGCCAatttgatgctccatggccagaagAAGCAACATGGGAGTGA
- the LOC119366614 gene encoding uncharacterized protein LOC119366614 isoform X1, which yields MSTSTKQADRELNKFLNAQRDADIAAAANSFRTILAETVLKTFDFPIEPTAADFRRLFQLRHQRYVNVSSMLLSIAKEDGTFVNVPVTPKNQTEPKNQSFHSISIICGDGAILEFLIREHDNYVIGFRVYLSIQAKDVTPWRTFGEDVPSRLGKSDPTNYNSSHVKLGKVQFGKGILGRIFNFFKDLQLHPNREITDDGQRFVCTVFILFGEAQRFTKARQWVIDATDRDIAQTPNAPLIKLFNDWKGLSKTGMKLYVALWEERNLLFKYKDRYEKQAGYINPYEHVVKLANEACASKEREHRRANLCFRQRPTAEIDLSLLLGGEILLVKHDEEFGCKALIREGGQFDAPWPEEATWE from the exons ATGTCTACAAGTACAAAACAAGCTGATCGGGAGCTGAACAAGTTCCTGAATGCACAACGTGACGCAGATATAGCAGCTGCGGCCAATTCATTTAGGACAATTCTGGCTGAGACAGTTCTCAAAACATTTGACTTTCCGATAGAGCCAACCGCAGCGGACTTTCGGCGTTTGTTCCAGTTGAGACATCAGAGATATGTCAATGTTTCTTCTATGCTTCTTTCCATTGCCAAAGAGGATGGCACGTTTGTGAATGTCCCAGTGACACCTAAAAACCAGACAGAG CCGAAGAATCAATCGTTTCACTCAATATCGATCATATGTGGTGATGGAGCAATTTTGGAGTTTTTGATACGTGAACACGATAATTATGTTATCGGTTTTCGCGTTTATCTCTCCATCCAAGCTAAAGATGTAACCCCGTGGAGAACTTTTGGGGAGGATGTGCCTAGCCGATTGGGAAAGTCCGACCCAACAAATTATAACTCTAGCCATGTTAAACT TGGAAAGGTTCAATTTGGTAAAGGGATACTCGGGAGAATCTTCAATTTTTTTAAAGATctgcaactccatcctaaccgggaAATCACAGATGATGGGCAGCGATTTGTTTGCACGGTGTTCATCTTGTTTGGTGAAGCACAGAGGTTTACCAAGGCAAGGCAATGGGTCATTGATGCTACGGACAGGGATATTGCGCAGACACCCAATGCTCCATTAATTAAGCTCTTCAATGATTGGAAGGGGTTGTCGAAAACCGGAATGAAGCTGTATGTTGCTCTATGGGAGGAAAGGAACCTGCTTTTCAAGTACAAAGATCGATATGAGAAGCAGGCTGGCTACATTAATCCATATGAACATGTTGTCAAGCTGGCGAACGAAGCATGTGCAAGTAAAGAGCGGGAGCATCGCAGAGCGAACTTGTGCTTCCGGCAAAGGCCCACTGCAGAGATTGATTTGTCATTATTGCTTGGAGGGGAAATTCTGTTGGTGAAGCATGATGAAGAATTCGGTTGCAAGGCATTAATCCGGGAGGGCGGCCAatttgatgctccatggccagaagAAGCAACATGGGAGTGA